The Planococcus liqunii genome includes a region encoding these proteins:
- a CDS encoding MarR family winged helix-turn-helix transcriptional regulator: protein MKVSVDCDIRESLDKVSSKMRRDYSESLRELNLYVGQDNLLARLWAGDGITQMQLCDHLKCEPPTVTNMVKSLEQNGFILRKRDGQDGRVMRIYLTDKGKELEGPVDFKWKQQQEKLLNGISSEERLVLRDLMKRMERNLF from the coding sequence ATGAAAGTCTCTGTAGATTGTGATATCCGTGAGTCTTTAGATAAAGTATCATCCAAGATGCGCCGGGACTATAGTGAAAGCTTAAGAGAACTTAATCTATACGTTGGCCAGGACAATTTGCTTGCCCGTTTATGGGCAGGGGATGGAATCACGCAAATGCAATTATGCGATCATTTGAAATGCGAGCCGCCGACAGTCACCAATATGGTTAAATCGCTGGAGCAAAACGGATTTATACTCCGCAAGCGCGATGGACAAGATGGTAGGGTTATGCGGATATATCTAACGGACAAAGGAAAAGAGTTAGAAGGTCCAGTTGATTTTAAATGGAAACAGCAGCAAGAGAAATTGCTGAATGGCATTTCATCGGAAGAACGCTTAGTTCTAAGAGATTTAATGAAGCGGATGGAGAGAAATTTGTTTTAA
- the frlD gene encoding fructoselysine 6-kinase translates to MKIVTLGDNCMDVYQVNDQAYPGGNPVNAAVYLKELGAEVAYIGWIGSDSYGELMREEIQGKGVDTTHLSTKKGKTAVTQVELHGNDRYFGEYDEGVMANFCLTEEEVEFVGTHQLVHSGIWGHAEDKYLLFKELGILTSFDFSDQLGHGLVKSLSPFVDYSFFSYTKDDDYIRQFLKEVKNRGSQIAVATLGENGSLAYDGERFYRSGTVATEIVDTMGAGDSFIAGFLFGTLKGLSIDECMELGSNTAAKTIGYFGAW, encoded by the coding sequence ATGAAAATTGTGACGCTCGGGGACAATTGCATGGATGTTTACCAAGTGAATGATCAGGCATATCCTGGAGGAAACCCAGTGAATGCGGCGGTATATTTAAAAGAGTTAGGCGCTGAAGTCGCTTATATCGGTTGGATAGGTTCTGATTCATACGGAGAATTGATGAGAGAGGAGATCCAGGGAAAAGGCGTAGATACTACTCATCTTTCAACAAAAAAAGGGAAAACGGCAGTTACGCAAGTCGAGTTACATGGAAACGACCGTTATTTCGGTGAATACGATGAAGGAGTTATGGCTAACTTCTGCTTAACAGAGGAAGAAGTGGAGTTTGTAGGAACGCACCAGCTTGTACACTCAGGGATTTGGGGACATGCTGAAGACAAGTACCTGCTGTTCAAGGAACTGGGGATTCTTACGTCCTTTGATTTTTCCGATCAACTAGGTCATGGATTGGTAAAAAGTCTTTCGCCATTTGTAGATTATTCATTTTTCTCTTACACAAAAGATGATGACTATATTCGCCAATTTTTGAAGGAAGTTAAAAATCGGGGGTCGCAAATCGCTGTGGCTACATTAGGCGAGAATGGTTCCCTTGCTTATGATGGAGAACGTTTCTATCGGAGTGGGACAGTGGCAACAGAAATAGTAGATACAATGGGAGCAGGGGATTCATTTATAGCAGGTTTTCTTTTCGGAACCTTAAAGGGACTTTCAATTGATGAATGTATGGAATTGGGATCAAATACTGCTGCCAAAACAATCGGCTATTTTGGAGCGTGGTGA
- a CDS encoding GntR family transcriptional regulator, whose translation MNLNPSTPQPLYMQIRQMLKNDIQQGKYQPDEQIPTEAELCDIYNVSRITIRKAIEELVKEGTLTRVPRRGTFVTTNKFHNELLSVSGFSEFSHQLGMIPNSRILRSEVIPASEEVAGHLLIDVGSPVLELERLMYVNDHPLFYDIAHFPLIRFPDLEKKIAMDESTYKTLSKEYQTEIISNDKIIDVIGATTDYAKLLECDVGANLFRILKIAFDANDEPVHLSTFMCETNKVNLTIHRAK comes from the coding sequence ATGAATTTAAATCCTTCAACCCCCCAGCCGTTATACATGCAGATTAGGCAAATGTTGAAGAATGATATTCAGCAAGGAAAATATCAGCCAGATGAACAAATTCCAACGGAAGCTGAACTATGTGATATCTATAATGTTAGCCGAATCACAATTCGAAAAGCTATTGAGGAATTGGTGAAAGAAGGAACTTTAACACGTGTTCCGCGTAGAGGTACTTTTGTTACAACTAATAAATTCCATAACGAATTATTATCTGTAAGCGGTTTCTCGGAGTTTAGCCATCAGTTAGGCATGATTCCGAACTCACGTATTTTAAGAAGCGAAGTTATACCAGCATCCGAGGAAGTTGCAGGTCATCTTTTAATTGATGTGGGAAGTCCGGTTTTAGAGCTGGAGCGACTCATGTACGTAAATGATCATCCTCTTTTTTATGATATTGCTCATTTTCCTTTAATTCGTTTTCCCGATTTAGAAAAGAAAATTGCAATGGACGAATCCACGTACAAAACCCTTTCCAAGGAATATCAAACAGAAATTATTAGTAATGATAAAATCATCGATGTCATTGGTGCCACAACAGATTATGCAAAATTGTTGGAATGTGATGTTGGTGCAAACTTGTTTAGGATTTTAAAAATTGCTTTTGATGCAAATGACGAACCTGTTCATCTGTCTACTTTTATGTGCGAAACAAATAAGGTGAATCTAACAATTCATCGAGCAAAGTAA
- a CDS encoding SIS domain-containing protein — MLKYDEELFLKLVEKEGLAYRGKIEEIVDEICDKGYSNIFLIGAGGTIAMMYPYEYILKANSTIEVQAQIAAEFMVMNNRRFSEDSVCIFTSVSGTTEETVAAAKFCREKGATTIALVAEPNTPLTYAVDHCITTGSETHSFDTFFMLLHMVVFRFMHNKGEFPQYKKFIEEVALLPKAILNAVKAFDVKAEEFAIKHKDTDYHMMVGSGNLWGNTYSYAMCILEEMQWIHAKSIHAAEFFHGTLELVLEDTSVILLKGEDETRPLMDRVERFAEKITKQLTVIDTKDFEMEGISDEFRSHFSVNINWALLSRISVYLERERNHPLTLRRYYRQMAY, encoded by the coding sequence TTGCTAAAATACGATGAAGAATTATTTTTGAAACTGGTGGAAAAAGAAGGGCTAGCTTATAGAGGGAAAATTGAAGAAATTGTAGACGAGATTTGCGACAAAGGCTACAGCAACATTTTCCTTATTGGTGCAGGTGGAACCATCGCGATGATGTATCCTTATGAATATATTTTGAAAGCCAATTCAACAATCGAAGTGCAAGCACAAATAGCGGCGGAATTCATGGTGATGAACAATAGACGCTTCAGCGAAGACTCTGTTTGTATTTTCACATCTGTCTCTGGAACAACGGAAGAAACAGTGGCAGCGGCTAAATTCTGCCGGGAAAAAGGAGCAACAACGATCGCCTTAGTGGCAGAACCGAATACACCGCTTACTTATGCAGTCGACCACTGCATTACGACTGGATCTGAAACGCATTCTTTTGACACGTTCTTCATGCTGTTACACATGGTCGTATTCCGGTTTATGCACAACAAAGGTGAATTTCCACAATACAAGAAATTCATAGAGGAAGTTGCACTGTTGCCAAAAGCGATCTTAAACGCGGTGAAGGCATTTGATGTGAAAGCAGAAGAGTTTGCTATTAAGCATAAAGACACGGATTATCACATGATGGTCGGTTCCGGAAACTTATGGGGCAATACTTACTCTTACGCAATGTGCATTCTGGAAGAAATGCAATGGATTCATGCCAAGTCGATTCACGCAGCCGAATTCTTCCACGGTACACTTGAACTGGTTCTGGAAGACACCAGTGTTATTTTGCTGAAAGGCGAAGATGAAACAAGACCGTTGATGGATCGTGTTGAAAGATTTGCTGAAAAGATTACAAAACAACTTACTGTTATTGATACGAAAGATTTTGAAATGGAAGGAATAAGTGATGAATTCAGAAGCCACTTCTCTGTCAACATCAACTGGGCATTATTAAGCCGTATCAGTGTATATTTAGAGCGTGAAAGAAATCACCCATTGACTCTTAGAAGATATTACCGACAAATGGCATATTAA